A single genomic interval of Pangasianodon hypophthalmus isolate fPanHyp1 chromosome 8, fPanHyp1.pri, whole genome shotgun sequence harbors:
- the amigo1 gene encoding amphoterin-induced protein 1 has product MPSSMELFIKWAVCTSLVLIHIPGTDGSIVNFHKTCICASNIVSCSKMNLTTVPSDLPKYTAVLDLSYNDITRLRAEWTTYKLPKLHNLLLSHNGLHFISTEAFDYVKHLRYLDLSSNSIRQLDEYIFEQLEYLEVLLLYNNHISQIDRTAFTGLSKLQKLYLSQNQVARFPLELVKDKTRLEKLSLLDLSSNRIKVLPIQDLQDLPAWLKNGLYFHNNTLICDCELYSLMAHWYMRRLNSAVDFKDDYTCILPGPDKKILHVFELNVHMNCSTYNESVEEAFLEQSLVLKCDTRHRDMSKTWMLPGNVVVSPGNNQTALVLPDGSLEISSVKLEDSGQYTCFAVSEYLNETLYVWVKVHNFTLNGNSETLNTAYTTLVGCLVSVVLVLIYLYLTPCRCFCCPGQGKSKNNHEDSIHSSMLSATPTHEDLATKAEPNRHVAFIDPKDLQGQNGKVNRNGEEELEDEAKHGKGKRKKSVADSISSVFSDTPIVV; this is encoded by the coding sequence ATGCCATCCTCCATGGAACTGTTCATTAAGTGGGCTGTCTGCACTTCCCTGGTTCTTATCCATATACCAGGGACCGACGGCTCAATAGTGAATTTCCACAAAACATGCATATGTGCCAGTAACATTGTGAGCTGCTCCAAAATGAACTTAACTACTGTTCCATCTGACCTGCCCAAGTACACAGCAGTGCTTGATCTGAGCTATAATGACATCACCAGACTACGTGCAGAGTGGACCACATACAAGCTCCCCAAACTCCACAACCTTTTACTGAGCCACAATGGCTTGCATTTTATCTCTACTGAAGCTTTTGATTATGTTAAGCACTTGCGCTACTTGGACCTGTCCTCTAACAGCATCCGCCAACTGGATGAGTACATTTTTGAACAGCTAGAGTATCTAGAGGTGCTCCTGCTCTACAACAACCACATCTCCCAGATTGACCGCACTGCCTTCACAGGCCTCAGCAAACTGCAGAAGCTCTATCTGAGCCAGAACCAGGTGGCCCGCTTCCCTCTGGAGCTGGTTAAGGACAAGACGCGACTGGAAAAGCTGAGCTTATTGGACTTGTCTTCCAATCGGATCAAAGTCCTCCCTATTCAAGACCTGCAGGACCTGCCAGCCTGGCTCAAGAATGGACTTTACTTCCACAATAATACGCTCATCTGTGACTGTGAGCTGTACAGCTTGATGGCACATTGGTATATGCGACGACTAAACTCAGCTGTGGATTTCAAAGATGACTACACCTGCATACTGCCAGGGCCTGATAAGAAAATCTTGCATGTTTTTGAGCTAAACGTGCATATGAACTGCAGCACATATAATGAATCAGTGGAGGAAGCCTTTTTGGAGCAGTCTCTGGTCCTCAAGTGTGATACACGGCATCGGGACATGTCCAAGACTTGGATGTTACCTGGCAATGTAGTAGTATCACCTGGAAACAACCAGACTGCTTTAGTTCTGCCAGACGGCAGCCTGGAGATCAGTTCAGTAAAACTCGAGGACTCTGGTCAGTACACCTGCTTTGCTGTAAGCGAATACCTTAATGAAACCCTGTATGTGTGGGTGAAGGTACATAACTTCACTCTTAATGGAAACAGCGAGACCCTCAATACAGCATACACAACTCTGGTGGGATGCTTGGTCAGTGTGGTCCTGGTGCTCATCTACCTGTACTTGACCCCTTGCCGGTGCTTCTGCTGTCCAGGACAAGGGAAGTCCAAGAACAATCACGAGGATAGTATTCATTCGTCTATGCTCAGTGCCACCCCAACTCACGAGGATCTGGCAACCAAAGCAGAGCCCAACAGGCATGTTGCCTTCATAGATCCCAAGGACCTGCAGGGCCAGAATGGGAAAGTGAATCGCAATGGGGAAGAGGAGCTGGAGGATGAGGCTAAACATgggaaaggaaagagaaagaaatcagtGGCAGACTCTATTAGCTCAGTCTTCTCTGACACACCCATTGTGGTCTGA